A single window of Tiliqua scincoides isolate rTilSci1 chromosome 10, rTilSci1.hap2, whole genome shotgun sequence DNA harbors:
- the YTHDF2 gene encoding YTH domain-containing family protein 2 — MSASSLLEQRPKGQGTKVQNGSVHQKDGLNDDDIEPYLSPQARPNNAYTAMSDSYLPSYYSPSIGFSYSLGEAAWSTGGDPPMPYLTSYGQLSNGEPHFLPDAMFGQPGALGSTPFLGQHGFNFFPSGIDFSAWGNNSSQGQSTQSSGYSSNYAYAPSSLGGAMIDGQSAFSSETLNKAPGMNTIDQGMAALKLGSTDVASNVPKVVGSAVGSGSIASNIVASNSLPPATIAPPKPASWADIASKPAKQQPKLKTKNGIAAGSSLPPPPIKHNMDIGTWDNKGPVAKTPSQALVQNIGQPSSQISPQPMGQQMSNSPPAVQTSAGQQPQPLPPPPPQPTQLPVQQQAAQPARWVAPRNRGNGFGQNGIDGSAVGQSQTTSGSAPSEPHPVLEKLRSINNYNPKDFDWNPKHGRVFIIKSYSEDDIHRSIKYNIWCSTEHGNKRLDAAYRSMNGKGPVYLLFSVNGSGHFCGVAEMKSAVDYNTCAGVWSQDKWKGRFDVRWIFVKDVPNSQLRHIRLENNENKPVTNSRDTQEVPLEKAKQVLKIIATYKHTTSIFDDFSHYEKRQEEEENVKKERQGRVK, encoded by the coding sequence AACAACGCTTACACAGCAATGTCGGATTCCTACCTGCCCAGTTATTACAGTCCATCTATTGGATTCTCCTACTCATTGGGTGAAGCTGCTTGGTCAACTGGGGGTGACCCACCAATGCCCTACTTAACATCTTACGGACAGCTTAGCAATGGAGAGCCTCACTTTCTCCCAGATGCCATGTTTGGACAGCCAGGGGCCCTTGGCAGTACACCATTTCTTGGACAGCATGGCTTTAACTTTTTTCCAAGTGGGATTGACTTCTCAGCTTGGGGCAATAACAGTTCTCAGGGGCAATCAACTCAAAGTTCTGGATACAGTAGCAACTATGCTTATGCACCAAGCTCGTTAGGTGGAGCCATGATTGATGGACAGTCTGCTTTTTCCAGTGAGACTCTGAATAAGGCTCCTGGCATGAATACCATAGACCaggggatggcagccttgaagctaGGCAGTACTGATGTAGCAAGCAATGTCCCAAAAGTTGTTGGCTCAGCTGTTGGCAGTGGATCGATTGCCAGTAATATCGTGGCTTCTAACAGTTTGCCCCCAGCTACCATTGCTCCTCCAAAACCAGCATCCTGGGCTGATATTGCCAGCAAACCTGCAAAGCAACAGCCTAAGCTGAAGACCAAGAACGGAATTGCAGCAGGCTCAAGTCTTCCACCACCCCCAATCAAACATAATATGGATATTGGAACTTGGGATAACAAAGGGCCAGTGGCaaaaaccccttcccaggccttagTTCAGAATATTGGTCAGCCATCAAGTCAAATATCGCCCCAACCAATGGGTCAGCAGATGAGTAACAGCCCACCAGCAGTACAGACTTCAGCAGGGCAACAGCCCCAACCCTTgccacctccaccaccccaaCCGACTCagctgccagtgcagcagcaggcagcacaaCCTGCCCGCTGGGTTGCACCTCGTAACCGTGGCAATGGGTTTGGCCAAAATGGAATAGATGGTAGTGCAGTTGGACAGTCTCAGACCACTTCTGGTTCTGCCCCTTCAGAGCCGCACCCAGTCTTAGAGAAGTTGAGATCCATCAACAACTATAACCCTAAGGATTTTGACTGGAACCCGAAACATGGTCGTGTTTTCATCATCAAGAGTTACTCCGAGGATGATATCCACCGTTCTATAAAATATAATATCTGGTGCAGTACAGAGCATGGCAATAAGAGACTGGATGCTGCCTACCGCTCCATGAATGGAAAAGGTCCTGTTTACTTACTGTTCAGTGTCAACGGCAGTGGTCATTTCTGCGGAGTTGCAGAAATGAAATCTGCTGTGGACTACAACACATGTGCAGGTGTGTGGTCCCAGGACAAATGGAAGGGACGCTTTGATGTCAGGTGGATTTTTGTGAAGGACGTTCCCAACAGCCAGCTGAGGCACATTCGCCTAGAGAACAATGAGAATAAGCCAGTGACCAACTCCAGGGACACTCAGGAGGTGCCTCTGGAAAAGGCTAAGCAGGTGTTGAAAATAATTGCGACTTACAAGCACACCACTTCCATCTTTGATGACTTCTCACACTATGAGAAAcgccaggaagaggaggaaaatgtgAAAAAG